Proteins from a genomic interval of Sphingomonas sp. Y38-1Y:
- a CDS encoding alpha/beta hydrolase gives MRDGATLLGDLPALRRSMAEQGRALPAPELEAADHDADGVPVRLYRPAGAAGQLPLLVFLHGGGWILGDLDTHDACCRWLSERAGCAVLAVGYRLAPEHRFPAGLDDVGTAWRWASARAAALGCDPARVAIGGESAGANLAAALTLRLREAGEAQPRFQLLVHPPTDLTLSQPSIDAVELPGLSRAFLAECVGAYLGDVSAEHPHVSPLHAADLSALAPAVVVTVELDPLRDDGEFYALALTRAGNEVSVQRLPALPHGFMFLPASEPRVAAAYDLLGARIALYFDRP, from the coding sequence ATGAGGGATGGCGCGACGCTGTTGGGCGACCTGCCCGCGCTTCGGCGATCGATGGCCGAGCAGGGGCGGGCACTGCCGGCACCCGAGCTCGAAGCGGCGGATCACGATGCGGACGGCGTGCCGGTGCGTCTGTATCGCCCGGCGGGCGCTGCCGGGCAGCTGCCGCTGCTCGTGTTCCTGCACGGCGGCGGCTGGATCCTTGGCGACCTCGATACGCACGACGCCTGTTGCCGCTGGTTGAGCGAGCGCGCGGGTTGCGCGGTGCTGGCGGTCGGATATCGGCTCGCGCCCGAGCATCGCTTTCCCGCCGGTCTCGACGATGTCGGTACCGCCTGGCGTTGGGCTTCGGCGCGGGCGGCGGCACTGGGCTGCGATCCGGCGCGGGTCGCGATTGGTGGCGAGAGCGCGGGCGCGAACCTGGCCGCCGCGCTGACGTTGCGCCTGCGTGAGGCGGGCGAGGCGCAGCCGCGTTTCCAGCTGCTCGTCCATCCGCCGACCGATCTCACCCTGTCGCAGCCGAGCATCGACGCGGTGGAGCTGCCGGGCCTCAGCCGCGCGTTCCTGGCGGAATGCGTCGGCGCCTATCTGGGCGACGTGTCGGCGGAGCATCCCCATGTGTCGCCGCTACACGCCGCCGACCTGTCCGCCCTCGCCCCCGCGGTCGTCGTCACCGTCGAGCTCGACCCACTTCGCGACGACGGCGAGTTCTACGCCCTCGCGCTTACGCGGGCGGGGAACGAGGTTTCGGTGCAGCGCCTGCCCGCGCTGCCGCACGGGTTCATGTTCCTGCCGGCTTCCGAACCGCGCGTCGCTGCCGCCTATGACTTGCTCGGCGCGCGGATCGCCCTCTATTTCGATCGCCCATGA
- a CDS encoding substrate-binding domain-containing protein, whose product MRKETARPTMETLAELAGVSKITVSRALRGSDLVRPELRERIAEIAREAGYRMNGAARALRTRRSRTVALVIERLVAGDRPISDPLVLSIIGGLLETLTPAGQAMLVTSSDHFLDSQIVDADGIVMLGQGIGGKRAQAIAASGLPMVLWGSPLPGSDHAVIGSDNRLGGQLSARHLVEGGRQRLVFLGDAQHPEVAARLEGVRDVVAAAPAIIAATVPCDFSRAAGAAAIAELAEAGVAFDAVVAASDFIAAGACDALIERGRSVPGEVAIVGFDDIAVAANHRPPLSSIRQDWSRAGRMLGEAILALIDDPEAFALPGLLPVELIVRDSSQAG is encoded by the coding sequence ATGAGGAAGGAAACCGCCAGGCCGACGATGGAGACGCTCGCCGAACTGGCCGGCGTTTCGAAGATCACGGTGTCGCGCGCGCTGCGCGGCAGCGATCTCGTCCGCCCCGAGCTGCGCGAGCGGATCGCCGAGATCGCGCGCGAGGCGGGGTATCGCATGAACGGCGCGGCGCGGGCGCTGCGGACGCGGCGCAGCCGGACGGTGGCGCTGGTGATCGAGCGTCTGGTCGCGGGCGATCGCCCGATCTCCGACCCGCTCGTCCTGTCGATCATCGGTGGGCTGCTGGAGACGTTGACGCCTGCGGGGCAGGCGATGCTGGTGACGTCGAGCGACCATTTCCTCGACAGCCAGATCGTCGATGCCGACGGAATCGTCATGCTGGGGCAGGGGATCGGCGGCAAGCGCGCCCAGGCGATCGCGGCATCCGGCCTTCCGATGGTGTTGTGGGGATCGCCGCTGCCGGGCAGCGACCATGCCGTAATCGGCAGCGACAACCGGCTGGGCGGCCAGCTGAGCGCGCGGCATCTGGTCGAGGGCGGTCGCCAACGGCTGGTGTTCCTGGGCGATGCGCAGCATCCGGAGGTCGCCGCGCGGCTGGAGGGCGTGCGCGACGTCGTCGCGGCGGCCCCGGCGATCATCGCCGCCACTGTTCCCTGCGACTTTTCGCGAGCCGCGGGTGCGGCGGCGATCGCCGAGCTGGCCGAGGCGGGCGTCGCCTTCGATGCGGTGGTGGCGGCAAGCGACTTCATCGCGGCGGGCGCCTGCGATGCGTTGATCGAGCGGGGGCGGAGCGTTCCGGGCGAGGTCGCGATCGTCGGCTTCGACGACATCGCCGTCGCCGCCAATCACCGCCCCCCGCTGTCATCGATCCGCCAGGACTGGTCACGCGCCGGGCGCATGCTCGGCGAGGCGATCCTGGCGCTGATCGACGACCCGGAGGCGTTCGCGCTGCCCGGCCTGCTGCCCGTCGAACTGATCGTCCGCGACAGCAGCCAGGCGGGCTAG